Genomic DNA from bacterium:
CGGTGGCCGGAGCCGCGGGCAGCTACGTCCACGTACGGCTTACCGACGAGATCACGGGCGCACGCCTTGAAACTACGACTTGGGTCTGTGCGCTCTCGTCGCAGGTTCGCATCTTCGCCCTGCCGTCGACAACGAAGGTCGTTGTTTGGTACACGCGAATCAACATCGTTGGCGGGGCTCGTGAGCTTGTCTTCCGATATGTAGACGTTGCCGCGCCGATCACGTGGTCTGCCGAGGTCACCGTTGTTTCCCTCGCGCTCAATACGCCGTGGGACGTGCAGCCGATGTCCAGCACGCGCTCTATCGCCATCTATACTGGCGCGGGCGCGGGCGCTGCGGTGATGGCTGAGATTGACACAGCGGGCATGGTGTTGGACTCGGTAGCGGTTACCTTCACCACGACAAGCGTCGCGACTATCTGCTACGACTCAAGCGGCGATTGCCTGTACGCATCGTATTGCGCCCCGACCCCGAACGGGCTGCGCATCGCGAAGGCGACCCGCCTGCTGGGTCTTGCGCTGTCGTGGGACAATCAGCTTGACGCCGACGTGTACACCGCAGCGGTGCCCATGACCCGTGTTGTGGGAATGACGTACATCAACGCCGTAGGGGCGCGCGTGGTCTGCAGCATCAACGCGGATACTGCCCGCCCGGCGCAGACCCGGGCCACGATCACGAACAACGCGGGCGTGGTGTCTGCAACGGTATCGACCACCTACCACGTGCAGGCGATGGGCGTTCCGCGGTGGATCGGGACCCGCCTTTACGTGGTCGGGTATCTGGCCCCCGCAACATCTGTCGGCACAGGGACCCTGGTCCTTACCAATCCGCCGCAGCACGCCGCGTACCTGTTCGAGGTCCCGGATGCTGCGTGGCCCATGCGCCCCGTTGCGCGCATCGCATGGGCTCAAGCGCAGCCTGGCGGGACACAGTCGATGCCGATCGGGCTGAACCTGTGCACCGTTGGCTACGTGTCCGCGGTCTCGCTGCTGAGTGAGAATTTGTCCGTTGCAGCGACGCCCGCAGAGCAGCAGGAAGGGTTCGACCTGTACGCGCTCGACTGGACGCCGGAATACGCCCCGCTTGGGGTTGAGCAGGATGGCGAACTCATCATGAGCGGCGGGGTTCCGAATTGCTACTGCGGAGACCGTGTTGGGGAGTACGGGTTTCACTACTACCCGAGCGCGGTGCACGAAGTGACAGCGGTTGCCGGGGCACTGCCCGCCGGAAGCTACGGCTACGCATTCTGCTTCGTGCACCGCGATGACAGGGGCGTGCTGCACAGGTCCGCGCCAACGTACCTGCGCGCAACGGCCGACGGCTCGCACGAGGTTGCGCTCTACGTCACGCAGTATTGCACCACGACCCGGATGGACCTGTCGGACGCAAGCTACCCGGTCGAGATCGAGATGTACCGCACCCTCGATGCCGGGTACGTCTATTACCACGTAAGCACGGCACAGGGCAACCCGGCTGCGCACACCTGCGTATTCAGCGACATCGGCACCATTACGGCGGCAACGCTGATCGCTCGAAGGCAGCTGTACACGAACGGTGACGTGCTTCCGAACAAGGCCCCGCCAGCGTTCAGGCACGTTGCGGTTCACAACAACCGCCTATGGGGTATCTCATGTGACGATGTTGACAGAATCTGGCTGTCGAAGCTGGCGTCACTGCGCGAGGGGCAGGGGTTCGACGAGCGCTTGTCCACGCGCGTGCTCGGGTCCGAGCTTATGGCCCTTGCTTCGCTGGACGGCAAGCTGCTTGCGTTCGGGCGCCATGAGATATCGGTGTTCTTTGGTTCGGGCCCCACGGACACAAACCAGAACAGCGACCTGTCAGACCCGCAACCGGTGTCGAGCGAGCACGGGTGCGTGGACGCCCGGAGCGTGTGTGTGTTTCCCGGTGGCGTCACGTTCCAGGGCAACGACGGTCTGCTGTACGTGGTCGAGACCTCGATGCAGGTCAAGTGCGTCAGCCTCCCCGTCTACGACACGCTGCATACCTATCCCATCATCAACTCCGTTTCGTACTCGCCTGACGATCATGAGCTGCGCGTGGTCTGCACCAAGTCGGCAATCGCCACCAGCTGCGTTCTGGTGTGGAACACACTGATGGATCAGTGGCACGTGTGGATGCCCAAGAATGCGGCGGGCGCGTATCCCCCGGCCGTTGGCGGTACGATGATAGCGTGGTCGGGCGAGCCGGACCGGTTCGCTATGCTGCTCACGTCGGGCGTTGTCCTGCGTGAGAGCGGGTATGTGGACGCAGACGCAACGTACCCGACCGTTACCCTTCGCACGGGGCCGCTGGCCCTGTCGGGCGTGCAGTCGTTCCAGCGGGTGTGGGACGTTGGCGTTCTGTTCGAGAAGCTGGTGCAGGCGTCCAGCAGCGACGTTGTGCTTACCGCCTACAACGACCATCTGACGGGCTCCAGCACCTGGACCAGCACGTGGACCGCAGCCGAATGCACGTCGGCGCAGACCATGCCCCGACTGCAGCTCAACGCACACGTGCCTGTTAGCTCGCAGAAGTGCGAAGCGATCGCGCTGCAGATCGCGTGGACGCCGGTCGGCGGCAAAAACCAGCGACTTCAGGCGCTTTCGCTGCTGATTGGCGCGAAGGCCGGAAAGCCCCGGATCCTGCCGGCGGCTGCGAGGAAGTGACCATGAGCGTATTCGAACCCGGTTCATCGGACGACACGCGGTACAACAACAACGTCACGTCGGGCGGGGCGTGGGGCTCTATCAAGCACGACGCGGGCGCAGCGTGGGACAACACCTACGGCGGCATCTTCGACGCGCTCAAAGGCCCGCAGGCCCCCGAAGTCAATCCGGTGAGCTACGACTGGAGCGGGTACAACAAGGGTCAGCAGAATCAGCAGGCACTCAACGAGATGCTGCTGGCTCGGGCGCGCGGACAGGGCCCGTCCGTTGCAGAGGGCCAACTGGCGCAGGCAACGAATGCGAACATGGCGGGGGCGCGGTCCATGGCCGCATCGGCCCGGGGCGGCGCCATGCAGCAGCAAGCGGCGCAGCAACAGGCGCAGATGCAGGGCGTGAACACGCAGCAGCAGTCGGCGGGGCAGGCCGCAACGCTGCGCGCACAAGAGCAGCAGGCCGCTATGAGCCAGTATGCCAACGCGCTGCAGGCCCAGCAGAACACCGAGGCCCAGCGACAGATCGCCCTTGGAAATACGCAACTCGGAATGACCAACGCCGAGACGGGCAGATTTGAGCAGAAGCGCCAGGCGCAGTCGCAGGGGCTTGGAAATATCGCCGGCATGGCGATGGGCGCGGCCTCGATATTCAGTGACGAGCGCGCCAAGACCGACGTTCACGACGCGGAGCGCGACGTAGCCGAGATGTTCCAGGCGCTGCACGCCAAGCGGTTTGAGTACAAGCCCGGCATGGGCGAACCCGGGGAGCACGTGGGCGTTATCGCGCAGGACCTGGAGCGCACGCCCGCAGGCAGAACGCTTGTTGAGCACGACACGGACGGCATGCGAACGATTGACCCGCAGCGCGCCCTGATGTCGCTGCTGGCGGCGGGCGCGGACATCTACGACCGGCTGCGCAGGCTGGAAGGGGGCCGGTGATGGCTAATCCGTTCACGCCTGGAACCCAGGAGTTCATTCAATACCAACTGGCCCACCCGGAAGACGTGCCGCCTTCACAGGCCGCTGCGCCGATGCCGATGGCGCAGGCCGCCCCGCCTTCCCCTGCGCAGGGAACGCCCGGCGCGATCCAAGCGCAACTGGCGGGCGCTGCACCGCAGGGTGAGTCCTACGTGCCGGGTGGCAGGCTGTCTGTGCCTACCGTGCCCGCCAACGCGCCGCCGCAGGGCAACGTGGCAGTGGCAATGGGCCTACCCGCCGCGGATATGAATGCCCCACAGGTAATGGCGAGTCCGAAGCCGGGCACCATGGACCCAAACTCCCGCGTGATGTTTCCGCAGGGCGGCCAACCGCAGCAGGCCGGCACATCTCCCCTGCCCTTGCCCCCCAGCGGTGGCGGCGGCGGACCCGT
This window encodes:
- a CDS encoding tail fiber domain-containing protein, whose protein sequence is MSVFEPGSSDDTRYNNNVTSGGAWGSIKHDAGAAWDNTYGGIFDALKGPQAPEVNPVSYDWSGYNKGQQNQQALNEMLLARARGQGPSVAEGQLAQATNANMAGARSMAASARGGAMQQQAAQQQAQMQGVNTQQQSAGQAATLRAQEQQAAMSQYANALQAQQNTEAQRQIALGNTQLGMTNAETGRFEQKRQAQSQGLGNIAGMAMGAASIFSDERAKTDVHDAERDVAEMFQALHAKRFEYKPGMGEPGEHVGVIAQDLERTPAGRTLVEHDTDGMRTIDPQRALMSLLAAGADIYDRLRRLEGGR